In Tolypothrix sp. NIES-4075, the following proteins share a genomic window:
- a CDS encoding DUF2808 domain-containing protein — translation MRRLLSALAVTGCLVTGLPAVTLAQSLPGFTLFSGIEGKNQLPFRLDFGGQTNGWDRYNLRIPAKKMKLAAAQFVIQYPNYYKGTFDAKKINVLVNNKKVAVSEVKWDKEGRVIEIFPEEPVPAGTNVVLELSNVQNPAFGGTFYFNCQVLSPGDVPLLRYLGTWIINVS, via the coding sequence ATGCGACGTTTACTTTCGGCTTTAGCCGTGACTGGCTGTTTGGTGACTGGGCTGCCAGCCGTCACCTTGGCACAGAGCTTACCAGGATTTACACTGTTTAGCGGAATTGAAGGCAAAAATCAGCTACCCTTCCGGTTAGATTTTGGCGGTCAAACAAATGGATGGGATCGCTATAATCTAAGAATTCCCGCCAAAAAGATGAAATTGGCAGCGGCTCAATTCGTCATTCAGTATCCAAATTATTATAAAGGGACTTTTGACGCCAAAAAGATTAACGTACTCGTCAATAACAAAAAAGTTGCCGTATCTGAGGTGAAGTGGGATAAAGAAGGACGGGTAATTGAAATCTTCCCAGAAGAGCCAGTTCCCGCAGGTACTAACGTTGTCTTGGAATTGTCTAACGTCCAAAACCCAGCTTTTGGCGGCACATTTTACTTTAATTGTCAAGTACTCTCCCCAGGCGATGTGCCACTATTGCGTTATCTAGGAACCTGGATTATCAACGTTAGTTAG
- the rpmH gene encoding 50S ribosomal protein L34 yields MQRTLGGTCRKRKRTSGFRARMRTPDGRNVIRARRQKGRHRLSV; encoded by the coding sequence ATGCAGAGAACTTTGGGTGGCACTTGCCGTAAGAGAAAAAGAACTTCTGGATTTCGTGCCAGGATGCGGACACCGGATGGAAGAAACGTGATCCGGGCTAGGAGACAAAAGGGGCGTCATCGTTTGAGCGTTTAG